The Epinephelus lanceolatus isolate andai-2023 chromosome 19, ASM4190304v1, whole genome shotgun sequence DNA segment gaagaacccataacttccagctgtatagattttccaccattttgaattttttggaaaaacacttaaaatcaatctcttcctaggaagtttgaccgatctgcatgaaacatAATCTAAGTTCCCTCTTGgccgcctcaaggtgactggagaaatttaactctaattggcaactgggtggcgctataacaacagaaaaatgcttaaaaaaggctaaaatgcgaccgatcgctgtggctccccctgtggcccaatgtttgtttgttttttctaatttttggtatgactaagtcatggtatggtatgctgtacataatcacagaaactgtcagtgtgtcactctgtcagtcagtcattctgtctgtcccacatttttcaaaaacactgtctgaatacattgctcttcttaatgggttcagttgactatttaatctgcaatttcctatgacccgtatcccaaacacacatcatgtgaaactgtacgtgggcaactgtgcactcaatgggtatggactagtatttaagtacttttactttttgaatGTAAAAACTTTGCTTGGACTTTTAATTGAGCAAATGATCTTCTATTACTGAATGGATATCACGAAAGGACGGTTACTTTTCTTGTTGAACTGTTTGCCTGCAACATTTCTACTTTtacatcatcacacacacaaaaagtatTAAGAATGAACAAAATGAGCTGTCTGGTTTTGATTTAAGAATATACCATTTTCCACATTTTCAAGGTTAGCAGGTATGATAATAATTACCATCATCAGTTATGTTATAACCTTGTATGTTCCTGTTGgatctgttgtgtttgtattaTGACTGAATAAAAATCTACTAACCGTTTGGCCCCAGCAGCACCGCGGTGGCCCACAGACCTCTCAGCAGCTTGCTGTCACTACAGCCTGGGTTCAGGTTGAGCTGGTCTGTATCACAGGGCTCCCCGAccccctctgcctcctccaccctgacacacacacagaccacaaGGAGAGACATTACCCCTCTGGTATGTCCTGAGCATGAACATAATATTCACAAACAATGTCACGTGATGAAAGCTCACCTGTCAGCTATCTCCTGGACACTGGtctgaaagacagaaacaaagtgATGACTCTTCTGGTAGTTTAATGACCATCATCAGGATACTGTTATTTGAACACAATGACTCCCTGTCCTCCCTCAACAAAAATGTCCCAGTCTCTCACCACCAACTGTGCGTCTGGAGTGTGCGTCAGTGTGTGCACCAGGCCGGAGCGTGTTTGCGACAGACTTGCCAAAGCCTGGCTCCAGTGGGCTCTCTGGGTGAGGAGACACTGCTCCACCCGCTCCTCCTCTCGCTGCACCTCCTCCAAGAGacgctgctcctcctcctccagggcTTCACGTGCTGCGCTGACCTGAGCCACGATCTGCTCCCTCGCCCTGCTCGCCGATGCCTACGccaaggagagaagaggaaataTTAGACACACGTTTAGTTTCTAAAGCCCATACATTCATGTAatgtttctaattttttttttaaatccctcTAACCTTCTGAACCCactcatttatttcattttttgtgaTACATATTTTAGCAGCAAAGTTAAAAAACGAATAAGAAAAACTCATCCTTGTCAacaaacactttttattttcatttctagAAGGCTTCTCTCAAAGGCAAATAATTTGTCGGACATGTTGAGGTTGCAACTACAGCGTTCTTCCTactttgacaagtcaaaatgtctgctgtgagaaaaaCCTGCTGTTTTAGCACTcataaaaatcaattaaaaactgATTAACAGGAAGGCATTTGACTAGATCTTACATCCTCAGTCAGCTCCTGCACTTCATTTCTATTAAATTATAATGCTGTGTTCAGTTATAAGTAAGCACCTGTGATTACCTTCTCTGCAtgaaaaaatcaaacacaatgTGTATTTATGACATTGCAATGTGACAGTTGAAATACCAATGAAgctacagagaattatcacatGGATCTGCCACTCGCCTCGGCTTTACATAGCTTTACCATGagtttcagttcattgtttagcTGTTGCTAAtcagcagcaacacaaacacttgACGGTGGGGGCCCAAGAAAGCACAGAGATTGTTGATGACATCTCACTTCACACAAGTGACTTCCCTCGTGTggtcataaacaaacacactaatAGTAAGAGAGAATCAGTGACCAGATTTGTAGCCAACAGCATTGTTTCCACAGTGTGGAGTaagtttgttttatgttgtaggACACTTGGTAATTTGACTGTTGCTCAGATAAGGTGCAATCTTAGAAATAAAGGGATTAAGTAGAACCACACAGGGTTCTTCGGCTGGCCCCCATTGACTGAATCACCATGATGTTGTGCTAATACTTCTgggtagacaactggcaattgTTTTGAATTGCAGAGACATGAGACATTGgcaaacgtgtttatttctgttgtcatttattcagttgtaactgtaacattttaaGATATATAGTTAAGCACAGTGGGTCAACCTATCTGACATATTTCAGCCAGATAAAAAGActcacctaaaaaaaaacagtatcagTGTAAGTGAATGTTGTACTTGTTCCTTTGCTCTAAAATTAcggtttttgtcaatggagtctgatggctttgagataacagcttcagtCCCCCGGCGGAAAATTAGTGAGAATATTGTAAATATAACGCACACTTAAActgacactgattttttttatgtggttAAAAATCAACCAAATGAGACAGCATCTGTTCAGCaccatttcattttatgtaaaCAAATATTGTGATTCAGTCTATGGGTCTATATAAGGGTCTTTAGCACCCATGCTTTCAACAATCTTCGAAGAACTCCTTCTTCCAAAAAGGGTTCTTTGGATGAAATGGATTTTATTGGAACCCTTAGAGAAAATAGTGTCAGTGCCACAGATGCAGCAAGACATATAAATGCATGTCACAGTCTAAGAGAcaaccaacacaacaacacatagTTCATCTCCTAACAGGTCTGCCTTTTTATTTACCCCTTCACTTAAtgagtttttttccctttaaagttTATGTTTATGCATTTGTAATAATTTCATTGTTGGTAActgtttttcacttttcactgtcTTAAATTGTAATTGTGAAAACATATAAGGAATGTCATACCGATAAAGCTTATTGAATTGAGttgaactgaattgaagaaACTCACCATTGCCAAAATATGCTTTATACATACCATCTATGGTGGCTCTGCTGATACTTTTTCTACTAGGATCCACACTGATATCAGAATTAACAATATCAGTCTATATTATTCTTTACATCATGCAAATCTAGAAGTTCTATATGGTCTAAGTTCTCTGGTGTGCCCTCTAGTGGAATCCTCCAGTAACACGCGTTGTACATAGGCAATTATGTGAATAATTCTGTTCACAGCGCAGCCAGTTGTCTATGTAAACACATGGTTAAAAAGCAAGCAGGCTATATCTCCTGCATTAGTTTCACAAAGAACCACTGAAGAACCCTTTCTTAAAAAAAGAGGTCTCCAGAGCCAAATCAGGTCGAGCCTCAGCCCTCAAGGAAGAACCTTTTTGGAACCCTTATTTCTAAGAACGTACCTAAGTGTTTGTCTTACCTGCCCTTGTTGTTTGCTTGAGGTTTGATTTGCTGGTGGTAGCTTGTAAGTGAGAAAACTACACATGCATGACCGTACCTACCCTTTAGACACCCACTGAGTGCAGGGAGGTTAATAAATACAGGTGCACTGAAAGAGGCAACCTTTACTTTGTTGTGTAGTGATAAATCAGCAAGTTATACAGTGCATGAATAGTTaacatgttgtttcctgttttattcatGCATTTACTACTGCAAAGTACctcattattttactttttcagtGTAAAAAGATCTGAAATTGTTTAATAATTGTTAGAAGTGCGGtaaattctattctattctaatatattatattcaaaAGAATTTAGATTTAGGGAGTCGATATCAACACCATGCTGATAATTCATGCTGTTTTTCCAAAGTAGGCTATTGTTATGTATTAAAACATGAACTCATATAAATAATTAGGAATGTTTTTACTATAGAGGGATGATTTCTGTCACAATTTACTCTCCTTGTTGATGACAATCACTGTTTCATGTGCAATAAAGTGCTGGGACAATGTGTCcagtaattaatttaattatttatcagGCAAAAAACAATCACTCACTGATTCCTGCTTCTTAAATCTGCaggttttcagatttttttcagtttgataCATCATTATAAACTAAATATCTGTGAGTTTTGGCACAGCTAGTCACACCAAACAAGCAATTTGAGGAGGGAGAAGAAACTGtgatggtatttttttttactatgttCTGACATCTGATAGATTTAACAGCTTATTAGACAATTAAAGAAATAGTCAACAAATTAATTGACATTAAAAAATTATCTTCAGTTGTAGCCCTCATGCAAAGACACTCATTATAGAGGTCAATATTCAAACCCAACACGTGTCTGCACAGCATATGTGTGTTGTCACATGACTGTTTTATTAAGGCGAGCCAGCCAACATCAGACACACTGTACTTGTGAAACTGTTCAGGCTCCACAGAGCAGTGGGTGTATCAGCACTGAGGTTGGCACAGCGTCTGTGTGATCATTAGTGTGCGGCTGAGTGGGTGGGGATCAGCGGCATTATTTCTCACCTGAAGCTTTTGCTCTTTGGCTGTTAACGTCTGGCCGATAAACCTCTCGATCCTCAGTGCCTGCAGCTGCATTTTCTCACACACATCCACCAGCTGGTTCTGGTAAAAACAcacgtacagacacacacatacacacactcatcagCTAGAGACGCAACAAGAAAATCCTGTCTTTTCAAATACCCAGCTGAGGAATCAGCTAGAAAAAGTCCCATGCAAATTGTGGCACACCCAAGAAAGAATCATGAAGTGTAAGTATGACACTGTCAAATATATGAGCACAGCTTGTCAGCACTCATGGCTTcatgacagaaaacaggaaTACAATAATAGAAAATaggaaaaatacacattttctgtcattaaaaCCACTTGACAAAGAGATAGAGGGATGACTTTACAGGTAGACAAAGTAAAATGAGTGGATAAACATATAAACTTGTCTGACAGTTAAAAGTAGGGCAGATAAAGTCACAAGGCATTCATACAAAGTGAAACTAACCTTCCTGGGCTGTTCTCACCCATATTTCCAGAGCTgacacatcatcagtatcaTGCCACAGCTCAGCCAACATATTTAAAGGAAGCAAACAGCTGTTGTGTataaatacagtatttataGGTAACACACTCACCCTCACTGCGGTTACTCTGGTGGCCAGAGGGGTCACAGTGTGTCCGTGGCAGGGGCCCACAATGGCGCAGTGAGAGCAGATGAGTCTCTGCTCGGTGCCACAGAACCAGTCCAGCTCAGCCTCATGCTCcacacagagctcacactccccGGAGAAGATCCCGGACTCGGTGTCAGCGGTTGTCGCAGAGGGTGAGCCCGGCACCGGAGTGTCCCCCtccggctgctgctgctgcttcacccCGCCGCTCAACACGGAGAAAATAGGCTGCTCAATATCCATCTCGACGGTTTTCACACCGTTTAAAGTCTTCCCCGGGTCGGTCGGTGAAGACGGGCATATTAGCTCACACGTTATTAGCTCCTCGGTCATGGCACAATAACGCAACAGGTGCACCGACAGAGCTGGAGTCGCACCTACAGTACGCTGTAATACAGGTGTAACAGGTGAGCGGAACACGGAAGTGACACGGACAGCAGAGGTCAGAGCtgggagaggaaaaaagggTTTCTGCTCTGCTGGTTTTTTAGGTGTTTGATTTGGGCGTGAGCTGATAACCGTCGCTCCagttttaaatcactgggtaATCCATCACAAACAGGTATATTCTTTAATTGGCCCGAGGCTATAAAAAGCTGAAATGTCACTTTGCATACTGGAGTGTCTTTCAGTCTCTTTATCTCTCCATTTTCATCTTAAAACTCCTCAGATTTTTAGCTGTGACCTTAAATAAAGCCACAGGGGACAGAAACCTGCAGTAGTCTACTACAGATGAATTATTTTGAAGTTAGTTATAGGCCTACCTGACAATGTATTTTAGTGGTAAGTGATACTTTGTATTCTACTAGGATTAGTCATTAGCCCATCTTTGCAGGTAAATATTTTGCATGAAAACAATCGATGAGTACATGAATTCACACCAGTATCATGATCAGGTGTAAATGCATAAAATTAATGCATAAAAAAGAAAGGTGCAATCTAATTTAAATGAAAGGGCAGCTCTTCCAGCCATCAATTTCAAAATCACATTTTCGCCCTGCAGCTTTTTTGTATTAAATCATTTAATAATACAATTATACAAACAAATAATGTCAACTTAAAATCTGAAAtcattttgtacattttccagcagtaaaaatgtgtagcctatacactcaataaagaaatgttttaacattcCGTCAACTAGAATATGTCAACAGCCTGGTGCTTTTTCCTAAATTTTGGGGAACCTCCATAGCAGGGCTGCTTTTGAGTCTCTCTAGCTAGGCTGGTtttggattccaaatccaaaaaataaaaagtctcaGGGGAAAATCGAGAAATGATTAGTGcttggacagatttgtttgctttcatagCCAACACTGCAGCGTTAAAGGttgcaaataatcataaatagcccactggAGGGTAACAACTTTGTGGTTAAACATaataatgaatgctcatttggAACTATTAGTAATGATGACAGGCTAATGAAGACCATGTCACTGTGACTATGTCACCGTTATTATAAGgcgcatatacagtacaggccaaaagtttggacacacctcctcattcaatgcgttttctttattttcatgactatttacattgtagattctcactgaaggcatcaaaactataaatgaacacatgtggagttatgtacttaacaaaaaaaggtgaaataactgaaaacatgttttatattctagtttcttcaaaatagccaccctttgctctgattactgctttgcacactcttggcattctctccatgagcttcaagaggtagtcacctgaaatggtttccacttcacaggtgtgccttatcagggttaattagtggaatttcttgctttatcaatggggttgggaccatcagttgtgttgtgcagaagtcaggttaatacacagccgacagccctattggacaactgttaaaattcatattatggcaagaaccaatcagctaactaaagaaaaacgagtggccatcattactttaagaaatgaaggtcagtcagtccggaaaattgcaaaaactttaaatgtgtccccaagcggagtcgcaaaaaccatcaagcgctacaacgaaactggcacacatgaggaccgacccaggaaaggaagaccaagagtcacctctgcttatcctcagaagcagagtcacctctgcttctgaggataagttcatccgaatcaccagcctcagaaatcgcaagttaacagcagctcagatcagagaccagatgaatgccacacagagttctagcagcagacccatctctagaacaactgttaagaggagactgcgcgaatcaggccttcatggtcaaatagctgctaggaaaccactgctaaggagaggcaacaagcagaagagatttgtttgggccaagaaacacaaggaatggacattagaccagtggaaatctgtgctttggtctgatgagtccaaatttgagatctttggttccaaccgccgtgtctttgtgagacgcagaaaaggtgaacggatggattccacatgcctggttcccactgtgaagtatggaggaggaggtgtgatggtgtgggggtgttttgctggtgacactgttggggatttattcaaaattgaaggcacactgaaccagcatggctaccacagcatcctgcagcaacatgccatcccatccggtttgcgtttagttggacgatcatttatttttcaacaggacaatgatcccaaacacacctccaggctgtgtaagggctatttgaccaagaaggagagtgatggagtgctgcggcagatgacctggcctccacagtcaccggacctgaacccaatcgagatggtttggggtgagctggaccgcagagtgaaggcaaaggggccaacaagtgctaaacacctctgggaactccttcaagactgttggaaaaccatttcaggtgactacctcttgaagctcatggagagaatgccaagagtgtgcaaagcagtaatcagagcaaagggtggctattttgaagaaactagaatataaaacatgttttcagttatttcacctttttttgttaagtacataactccacatgtgttcattcatagttttgatgccttcagtgagaatctacaatgtaaatagtcatgaaaataaagaaaacccattgaatgagaaggtgtgtccaaacttttggcctgtactgtatgtattgtgGCTCCAGATGTCCAGCTTCCTGTTATATCTTTTGATATTAAAGGTAgctgtatctctttgtagtctccATGCATct contains these protein-coding regions:
- the bspry gene encoding B box and SPRY domain-containing protein, encoding MTEELITCELICPSSPTDPGKTLNGVKTVEMDIEQPIFSVLSGGVKQQQQPEGDTPVPGSPSATTADTESGIFSGECELCVEHEAELDWFCGTEQRLICSHCAIVGPCHGHTVTPLATRVTAVRNQLVDVCEKMQLQALRIERFIGQTLTAKEQKLQASASRAREQIVAQVSAAREALEEEEQRLLEEVQREEERVEQCLLTQRAHWSQALASLSQTRSGLVHTLTHTPDAQLVTSVQEIADRVEEAEGVGEPCDTDQLNLNPGCSDSKLLRGLWATAVLLGPNAYGSSYLKFDERTVSPLLSLSDDVCTLTFLHKKVRQPLPYDPARFDCWPNALGSLSMSSGTHSWVVDVGQSGAFKVGVCYSSLERKGSGDEARLGHNSQSWVLCHYDGDYSFCHAGKRVPLQVVRRPQRIGLLLDWPSHTLLFYELDSSAVLYTVTHPFSAPLLPAFAVTDRSITILH